The following DNA comes from Borrelia hermsii DAH.
TATAATTTGTTATTAGTATGAGATTCTTTGAATTATAATATTGACTAAAGTTGCTATGAAAATGCACCATAGTTGTCACGAAAATATACCAAAGTTGACATTTTTATAAATAGATATATATTTCTATACAATGATTAGTATAAAAAATATTTTTAATAAAATCAAATCTAAAAAATTTATTACCAAAATATCTACTACCGATTCACTTGAAATAAATCCTAAAGAAATTATTTCTTTCTCTAAAAATTATTTCTTACTATCAAATAGTACAGAACTTAAATCAATTGGCATTATCCTCTCTTCCGGTATACCTCTGTCCACTCTAAATAACAAAAATTTTACTATCACTAACTTTACAGATAATATTATTTCTTATACTTTATCTTCTGGTTTACAAATTAAAAAGCATACTTTGTTTAACCCAAAACTAATTACAAACGCCATTTATTCTCTAAAAAAGCTTAATTCTACTATCCTTGCTTGGAAAATTAATCGTATTCTTAAAAAACTATTCCTAGCAAACATCACCTCTAAACATCTAGAATCCATTTACTATACTATTCTTAATTCCTCCCATAGAAAAAATGCTTTTTGCTTTTATAACCACTCCTCTTCACAAAATCTAAAACATAAGCATATCAAACTTGTAAGCAAAACTACTCCTCTAAATAGCTATAAAAACTTAAAGTTTATTAATTCTTTTCAATCATTACGCATACATACTTCTAATTTACTATTCTATAAAAATAGCAATAATAAATTGTACTCTAATATTGCTACCCTAATTGAATCCTTTTTCCTTGATAATAAATCAAGTAAAAACTTACATACACTCAAATCTTATATTAATCTACACCTCAAACAACTTGGTATTAATTATAAATTAACTAATAGGATTCAAAAACAACTATTCTCTCATATCCTTTTGCAATAAAACAATGTATAATACTTATAAGGAGATTTTATGGGACTTCCTCAACCGATAGTTACTCAACAAATGGTTATCGCTGAACTTGTTAAAGCTGGTATTGATAGAGATATTGCTACTGATTTGTCTTACAGATATTATCGTAATGAGCTTACTTATAAAGATATTGAGTATTTAGAGACTACTTTTAACCTTAAGCTTGAAAAGGTTGGAGCAAGTCTAAAATCTGACATTAAAGACCTTGATAACAAGATTGATACTGTTGAGAATAATCTTAACATCAAGATTGATAACGTTAGAAATGAATTAAAATCTGACATTAAAGACCTTGATAACAAGATTGATACTGTTGAGAATAATCTTAACATCAAGATTGATAACGTTAGAAATGAATTAAAATCTGACATTAAAGACCTTGATAACAAGATTGATAACGTTAGAAATGAATTAAAATCTGATATTAAAGACCTTGATAACAAGATTGATACTGTTGAGAATAATCTTAACATCAAGATTGATAACGTTAGAAATGAATTAAAATCTGATATTAAAGACCTTGATAACAAGATTGATGTTAACAAAATGGAACTTAAGAGCACATTAAGACTTCATAATTGGATGTTTGGGACTATTATTACACTTAATATAGGAATTTTTTTAACATTAATTTCAATTATTAATTCAGTTTTTGGCAAGTAAATGCGGATTACTAATCTTGTAGTCAAAGACCATAGAATTAGCAATCCACATAAATCAAAATAGCATTAACCCTAAGGGCTTGCTGACTTAGCTTTTTTAGCAGTCTTAACTTGCTTAGCTTGTAATTTCCCTTCAGAAGCTTCTTCTGTCTCTAAGGAGCCAACATCCCCAGACCCCTTAATAACAACCTCAGGATTCTTATCAACAACCCTTTTTTCTAAGTTACCAAGAAATATTTCCTTATAATCTTCATGAATCCTATCCAAAATATTATTCATCAAAGAACCACGCTTTGTTTCACAATAATAATCATCATTGCCTATTTTATTAATCATAATGTCAAGATCATCTGTATATTTCTTTGTTACCCAATCTTTAACGTATGCATATACATATTCATAGTCAATGTCTGCAGGGCTAAGTATTGGAAAATTAATTATTGTATCGTCTGCTCTCTTAGACTGCACTTCATCGCTCATATAGGTATTCCAAAACCTATGGCGCTTTATATATAGCCTTCTTGCTAGATATTTCAAACTAAACCTCATGTCATATCTCCTTTTCACCTAAAATTTGATTCTGTTCTTCATTTGGAAGCATGATCCCTAAATTAGCTATAGAAATTCCCTTGGTAGTCTTAAATCCTTCAAAATTATTCTTAAGCACAATCTCAACCGGACGTGGTGGATTATGCATACTCTCATAGAGTGCTGAATTATCTCTATTATTCTCTATATCAACTCCCATATCCACTACCCTACTTTTCTCTAAAGTAGCAAGCATACTTTCCCTAGCACGGTCTTTTAGATAAGCTTCATCTTCCCTAGCCTTTCTTAAACGCTCTTCCCTTTCTTTAGCTTCACGTTCAAACAACTTACTCAAATATTCTTCCCTTCTCTTTATTTCAAGCCTGCGCTTTTCTTTTCTCTCATTTTCTATTCTTTCTGCCTCTTCAGGTTTCAATTGATTTATTATCTCTTTTGCTTTAATATCGGAAGCCTTTTTCCTAACTCGTATATGCCCGCCATAAGTCTCTTTAGGAACACAATTAAACTTATACTTATTTGGGTACCAATCTCTAAATCTTCCCTCCCATATGAGCTCATAATCGCTAATCACGCCATCTTTACGCTTCATCATCATCCATACTTTGTATTTACACCTATTGCTAAATTGCTTTAGGAAATGCTCTAAGGTATCTTCAATATTGTATTCACCTTTGTACTCAAGATTGATGTCTCTAGATTGATTAATGCATTTATGTAAGTTACATCATTGTTACTTAATTCTTTACTATATTAATCGAAATATCGTTATTAGCAGCATTACCAGATTCAGCAATAACTTGAAAAAAATATCAACACCGCTTACAGCCCCAATTGATGCACTAACTACTGCGGTTTGCGCTCCTTCAGCACCATTGGCTTTCGCAGCCATAGAGATAAAAAGACAACTTTAGGATCCTCTACAGGACCGCTATTACAGCTTACTAATACCAAAAATAAAGTCATTATTATTGCACATTTCCATGCCTCATTTTTCTTATGCATTACCTTCAGCATTATCATTGGTAAACAATTTTCCTGCTTTATAAAAGGCAAAAAAGAGTTTTCTTTAAATGACTTTTTTTTAGTTATTAGTATTAAGCTTTAGGGGTTATCTGATCAGGAGCAATAGGAGTACAATTAAGACTAATTTTCATAGAGTCCTTAACTGTTTTAAGTCCTACATCAAGAGTTTTTCTTATTAGTAATAGTTAATGTATCTAATGCATTAATAACTGCACTTACAGCTGCCCCTTTTAACTTGGGGTAGTAATATCAACAGCAGTAGGCATCACTAGCACTACATCTTTAGCCATCGCTCTTAATGCCATACCTCCTGCAACTTCCGCATTTAAGGGCAGAACCAACATTACCAGTTGTTTATATAGCTAATTTAACAACATCACCATTATCTTTAACAAGAGCTTTTAGTATGTCAGCTCCAGTTACTTGCTCCAACTGCTTTAGCTGAATCGATTGCTGCCTTCTTTGAATTGGCAGCAGCATTACCAACATTAGCAGCAAACAATTTTCCTGCTTCACCATCAACAGCAGCAGTTCTTGCGGTAAGACCATCAGCTCTTTTATCGGTACCTATATCAGCATTTCCTTCTTTTCCAAGTACTATATTTGCTATATCTTTATTCCCCCTTAATAGACTATCAATCCCAATCCCAGCAGCACCGCCAGTATTGTCTCAACAGCAACATTATCAAGTAGGTCACCAGCATCAGCACCAACACAGCAGCATTATTGCCAATTAGTTCGTACCCTCAATACCAATTAGCCTCGATTGCAGGCTTTGCTCTTTCTATTATCTTACTAGATCTTACTACGTGTATTATCAATTAGTGTTTTTATTGCGGTCTCTACTCCAACCGCGTTAAGATTACCTTCACTTTTCATGTATAAAACTATTTTCTCAAGCTTTGTCTTAATATCTGTTACAGTACCTTGGATTCTCTTAAAGTAATTTCCAACATCTACCCCAATTTCCCTTTTGCTGCCCTTACCACACATTTAGCTTACTTTTAAAGTATTAATTATTTGATTACAATAAAAACATACTCTTAATATCATACTTGCAATTATTTATATTCAATCTTTACTCATATAAACAATTTTATATACAAATAAACATTCCCTAAATAACATTAGAAGCTAAGAGCATTACGCTCCTAGCTTCCTATTCCTTTTTGACTTTATTTTTCCCTGCTCTTACAGCTTACTTAATTAACTTATCTTATAATAACTACTTAAATTATTTATTCCCTAGTTAGTTATTTTGAGAAGGTTTTTCTACCTTAACAGGAACTGTAAGCTCTGTAATTGCAGCTTCTACTTCACCCTCAGCTGCCTTTAACAAGGCATCAACTGCTGTGTTGAGCTTGCCAAGTTCTTCCGCTCCATTCTCCCCATTAACTTGATTTACGCGATCTATAGCTTTTTTTGCATTATCATCTGTAGTAGCTCCATCTGCAGCTCCCAAAACAACATGTTTATCTTTTAACTTCTTTGTAAATGCTTTAACCTTAGCATCCACATCTTGAACTTTTTCATTTAAGCCTTTAAGGAATCCTGCTACTTGCAACTCTCCTAATTTTTTTTCCACAGCTTCAGCAACACTAACCACCCCTGCAATTAATGAGCCATTCTTATCAGCTATGGCTTCCAAAGTTCCATCATTTTTAATCTTTTTTCCAATAGCTTTAGCAAGCTCATCAATAGACTTAACTAAAGTCTCTATTTCTTTAACACTTGCTGCAAAAGCACTAGCCTCTTTGATCTTTTTACTTATCTTTGCCAAATCAAGTACTGTTCCGTCAGACTTAGCTACTTCGTCACTTTTAAGCTCTGGCCCTCCATTATTACATGACATAAACACCATAAACAAAGTCATTATTATTGCACTTATTCTTTTCCACTATTATATTTAACTTCTTATTTTACTTAAAACAAAGTAGAAGGCAACCTAGATCCATCTCTCTAAGATTGCCTTCTGCTTTTATTCTTCAATAATCTAAATTTACTATTTATCTTATTAATCTGCCTTCTCACTTACTTGATTCTGAAACTGGCTCTTGTGAACCTCTTGCTTTATCTATTTTTTCTTTTGCTTTCTCAAGAACATTCTTTACTGTCTTCTTAATTACATCTTCTACCGCTCTTAACAGCTTATTTGCTGCAGCCACTCCTACTCCTTGTACTTCTTTCCCCCCTCCTGTAGCATTATCTGCTGCTCCTGCTGCTAATTTACCTGTCTTCACTAATGAACGTAATGCTATTCCTCCTGCTACTGCTGCTGCTTTTGGAGTATTTGCACCTGCTAAGTGAGCATCTGAACCTCCTTTTGCAAAAGAAATTGCACTTGTATTTCCATCTGCAGCTGCTGCTAGCTGCGCATCATTCTCTCCTGATTTAACTATTGAGCTTAACATCTCTTCACCACTTACGCTTGATAGTATTGCTGCTGCTTTAGCTACATCTGCTGCTGCTGGATTACCACCACTTGTAGCTAATATCTTAGCACCCTCTTTATTATCTGCTCCTCCATTTGCTTGTAGTGTAGTAGCTCCTATTTTTAATGCTTTAACACCTGCATCTGTTGCTGCTTTGACTATTTCTTGCAATGCTTTAAAAGCTTTCCTTAATTCATCATCAGCTGCTGTTGTTCCTGAACCAGCAGCATTATTTGCATAACCTACTGGATTAGAATCGCCTATTGTTCCTAAAGATTCTACATATCCTTTTAATGTACCTAAAACTTCCTTAGCTTCATTAACCGCTTCTCTAATTGGATTTTTTGATGAATCGCTTTTATCAACACCTGTTTCTGCTTTTACTGCTACTTGTTCCAAGTCATTTGACGCCTCTCCAAGCTTCGCACCTAGGCTGTTAAAATAACCTCCTACTTCTTGCTTAGTTGTATCTGATTTTGCAGTAAATCCCAACACATCTGACACTAACTCTATAAATGCGTAAAAAGCATTCTCCGCACTCCTACCTAATTCCATTAGTGAATTGCCTAAATTTCCATTTACTCCTCCTGATACTCCGGTCTTACCTGCTTCTGGTTGTTGTCCACAACCTATCATTAGAACAACTGTCATAATAATTATACTTATATTTAACTTATTAATTATTGCACTTATTCTTTTTCTCATTTTTTTACGTGCCTCTCTTTAACTTATGCATTGTCTAACTAAGGGAATAAATAATTTAAGAAGTTATTATAAGATAAGTTAATTAAGTAAAGGGTAAAAGCCAGGAAAAATAAAGTCATTTAAGGAAAACTCTTTTCTTGTTTTCGGCACAGGAAACTATTAGCTAACGATAGTTCTGATGATTTAGTTATTTTGAACAGGTATTGCTACCTTAACAGGAATAATTGCAGCTTATACTTCTTCGTTAACAACCTCTAACAACTCACCTATTGATTTGTTAAGTTTACAAGTTCAGCACCACCTTTTTCTCCAGCAGGATTATTTACTCGATCTATAGCTTTTTGCATGCTCATCTGTAGCCTCTGCTTTAGAAATATCAGAATCTGCTTTTACTTTATCCACAAATTCTTTACATTTGCTCTTAGAATCAATAATCTTTCCTTTCAGCCCTTCAGAAATTTCAGGCGTGTTCCCTAATTTTCCCAATTTAACTTTCACAGTCAACATTACTTGAAATGCTCCTGCAACTAACTCTCCATTCTTATTATTTTTACCATTATCCACTTCAAGGTCTTCGGAATTTTGCTTAATTTTCTTTCCAATAGCTTTAACGATCTCATCTATTGACTTAACCAAGGTCTCTACTTCTTTAACACTTGCTACAAAAGTACTAGCATCTTTTATTTTTTTTACTTACTTTTGCTTAATCAATTACTATCCCATCAGATTTAGTTACTTGACCTTGCTCTGCTGGTCCTGCACTACCATAAGATATAAAAAAATAAATCATTATTATTGTACTTAATTTATTTCTTTCCAACACCTATCCCAATTTCCCTTTTGCCCTTACCACACATTTAGCTTACTTTTAAAGTATTAATTATTTGATTACAATAAAAACATACTCTTAATATCATACTTGCAATTATTTATATTCAATCTTTACTCATATAAACAATTTTATATACAAAGAAACATTCCCTAAATAACATCAGAAGCTAAGAGCATTACGCTCCTAGCTTCCTATTCCTTTTTGACTTTATTTTTCCCTGCTCTTACAGCTTACTTAATTAACTTATCTTATAATAACTTCTTAAATTATTTATTCCCTAGTTAGTTATTTTGAGAAGGTTTTTCTACCTTAACAGGAGCTGTAAGCTCTTTAATTGCAGCCTCTACTTCACCCTCAGCTGCCTTTAACAAGGCATCAACTGCTGTGTTTAACTTAATAAGCTCTTCCTTACCTTTGCCTCCAGTAACATCGCTTTTATCTATAGCATTTTTTGCATCAGAATCAGAAGCATCATTTTTACCAAGACTAGCATCCCCTCCCTTCAATTTAGTTATCAATGCTGTATTTTCGGTCTTAACAACAATAACCTTGCCCTTCACTTCATCAGAAATTCCGGCTATTTTCTCTAAAGATTCCAATTTAGTTCCTACGGCAAACATTAATTGCAATGTTCCTGCGAGTAATGATCCATTTTTATTTGCTTCAGTATCAAAGCCATCATCATCATTTTTAATTTTCTTTCCAATAGCTTTAGCAAGCTCATCTATTGACTTAACTAGAGTCTCTACTTCTTTAACGCTTTCTGCAAAAGCACTAGCCTCTTTTATCTTTTTACTTATTTTTGCTAAATCAAGTACTGTTCCGTCAGACTTAGCCACTTCGTCACTTTTAAGCTCTGGACCTCCATTATTACATGATGTAAATACCATAAATAAAGTCATTATTATTGCACTTATTCTTTTTCTCATTTTTTTACGTGCCCCTTTTACAAGTCTCTAATACACTTCCCAATGCTCTTCAAACTTAGTTATTCCTATCATACGAGCATTAAAAACAATTTGGATGTTGCCGTTAATGATGCAACCTCACTAAACATTGCAAAATAACTACACCATTTAATACAAAAGTTCACAAAATTGAAGTTGGTGGTGCCAACTTAACAAAAATGGCTGAATTTTTACGGAATGAAGCATTAATAGCAAAAATTTTAAGAGAAAGATCAAATGGAGGCAATATTACATACCCCTCAAAAATAAGAGCCCTACTAACAGCACTCTCTA
Coding sequences within:
- the bdr gene encoding Bdr family repetitive protein, with amino-acid sequence MGLPQPIVTQQMVIAELVKAGIDRDIATDLSYRYYRNELTYKDIEYLETTFNLKLEKVGASLKSDIKDLDNKIDTVENNLNIKIDNVRNELKSDIKDLDNKIDTVENNLNIKIDNVRNELKSDIKDLDNKIDNVRNELKSDIKDLDNKIDTVENNLNIKIDNVRNELKSDIKDLDNKIDVNKMELKSTLRLHNWMFGTIITLNIGIFLTLISIINSVFGK
- a CDS encoding variable large family protein, translated to MCGKGSKREIGVDVGNYFKRIQGTVTDIKTKLEKIVLYMKSEGNLNAVGVETAIKTLIDNTRSKI
- a CDS encoding Vsp/OspC family lipoprotein; translated protein: MSCNNGGPELKSDEVAKSDGTVLDLAKISKKIKEASAFAASVKEIETLVKSIDELAKAIGKKIKNDGTLEAIADKNGSLIAGVVSVAEAVEKKLGELQVAGFLKGLNEKVQDVDAKVKAFTKKLKDKHVVLGAADGATTDDNAKKAIDRVNQVNGENGAEELGKLNTAVDALLKAAEGEVEAAITELTVPVKVEKPSQNN
- a CDS encoding variable large family protein, producing MRKRISAIINKLNISIIIMTVVLMIGCGQQPEAGKTGVSGGVNGNLGNSLMELGRSAENAFYAFIELVSDVLGFTAKSDTTKQEVGGYFNSLGAKLGEASNDLEQVAVKAETGVDKSDSSKNPIREAVNEAKEVLGTLKGYVESLGTIGDSNPVGYANNAAGSGTTAADDELRKAFKALQEIVKAATDAGVKALKIGATTLQANGGADNKEGAKILATSGGNPAAADVAKAAAILSSVSGEEMLSSIVKSGENDAQLAAAADGNTSAISFAKGGSDAHLAGANTPKAAAVAGGIALRSLVKTGKLAAGAADNATGGGKEVQGVGVAAANKLLRAVEDVIKKTVKNVLEKAKEKIDKARGSQEPVSESSK
- a CDS encoding Vsp/OspC family lipoprotein encodes the protein MVKSIDEIVKAIGKKIKQNSEDLEVDNGKNNKNGELVAGAFQVMLTVKVKLGKLGNTPEISEGLKGKIIDSKSKCKEFVDKVKADSDISKAEATDEHAKSYRSSK
- a CDS encoding Vsp/OspC family lipoprotein → MRKRISAIIMTLFMVFTSCNNGGPELKSDEVAKSDGTVLDLAKISKKIKEASAFAESVKEVETLVKSIDELAKAIGKKIKNDDDGFDTEANKNGSLLAGTLQLMFAVGTKLESLEKIAGISDEVKGKVIVVKTENTALITKLKGGDASLGKNDASDSDAKNAIDKSDVTGGKGKEELIKLNTAVDALLKAAEGEVEAAIKELTAPVKVEKPSQNN